In Synechococcus sp. KORDI-100, a single window of DNA contains:
- a CDS encoding TIGR03279 family radical SAM protein, with product MWNEPSAGVAVSALDPNRVARQPQPAVVDSVEPGSIGEELGFEPGDQLLSINGIRPRDLIDYRYLCVEEELHLEVRDARGALHEVTFEKDADDGLGLAFTEALFDGLRQCNNHCPFCFIDQQPPGRRDSLYLKDDDFRLSFLYGSYLTLTNLNEADWARIESQRLSPLYVSVHATEPALRARLLENPRAALLLDQLRWFAERDLQIHAQVVVCPGLNDGVALEQTLKDLARFAAGDWPAVLSAAVVPVGLTRFRPADDGLVPVSPACAREVIAQVEHLQMQFQADLGTRFAWLSDEWYLIAGLALPPRPEYEDLPQQENGVGSIRAFLEALDQATAVLPQRLDQPRSCSWVVGRIVASALQPVLDRLNAVDGVRLRLIGLPSPYWGQDQVVTGLLTGQDLIDGLSQEDLGDELLLPSVMLRQGQPVFLDDMTLKQVRDALPVPVRVVHGAADIVASVLNPVGKSP from the coding sequence TTGTGGAATGAGCCCTCTGCCGGCGTCGCGGTGTCGGCACTCGATCCCAACCGTGTCGCCCGTCAGCCCCAGCCGGCGGTGGTGGATTCCGTGGAGCCGGGATCCATCGGAGAGGAGCTTGGTTTCGAACCCGGCGACCAGCTTCTGAGCATCAATGGCATTCGCCCACGGGATCTCATCGACTACCGCTATCTCTGCGTGGAGGAGGAGCTCCACCTGGAAGTGCGCGATGCCCGGGGGGCGCTGCATGAGGTGACGTTCGAAAAGGATGCTGATGACGGACTCGGACTGGCCTTCACAGAGGCCTTGTTTGATGGCTTGCGGCAGTGCAACAACCATTGCCCGTTCTGTTTCATCGATCAACAGCCTCCCGGGCGTCGAGACAGTCTTTATCTAAAGGACGATGACTTTCGGCTCAGCTTTCTTTACGGCTCATACCTGACCCTCACCAACCTCAATGAAGCGGACTGGGCGCGGATTGAATCCCAGAGGCTTTCACCGCTGTACGTCTCCGTCCACGCCACCGAGCCTGCCTTGCGGGCACGCCTGCTCGAGAACCCAAGAGCGGCACTGTTGCTCGACCAGCTGCGTTGGTTCGCTGAGCGGGACCTGCAGATCCATGCGCAGGTTGTGGTCTGTCCAGGGCTGAATGACGGCGTTGCCCTTGAGCAAACCCTGAAGGATCTCGCGCGCTTTGCCGCTGGAGACTGGCCGGCGGTGCTCTCGGCAGCGGTTGTCCCTGTGGGGTTGACGCGCTTTCGTCCAGCTGACGATGGCCTTGTCCCCGTCAGTCCGGCCTGTGCCCGAGAGGTGATCGCCCAGGTGGAGCATCTGCAGATGCAGTTCCAGGCGGACCTCGGGACACGCTTTGCCTGGTTGTCTGATGAGTGGTATCTGATCGCGGGGCTAGCGCTTCCCCCGCGACCGGAGTACGAGGATCTTCCCCAGCAGGAGAACGGTGTCGGCAGCATCCGCGCGTTCTTGGAGGCGTTGGATCAGGCCACCGCGGTCCTGCCGCAACGCCTCGATCAGCCCCGCTCCTGCAGTTGGGTGGTGGGCAGGATTGTCGCGTCCGCCCTTCAGCCCGTGCTGGATCGCCTCAATGCCGTCGATGGGGTTCGGCTCCGTTTGATCGGATTGCCAAGCCCTTACTGGGGCCAGGACCAGGTGGTGACGGGCCTGCTGACCGGTCAGGACCTGATTGACGGGTTGTCTCAGGAAGATCTCGGTGACGAACTGCTGTTGCCGTCGGTGATGTTGCGGCAGGGTCAGCCTGTTTTCCTGGACGACATGACACTGAAGCAGGTCCGGGATGCCCTTCCGGTTCCGGTCCGCGTCGTGCATGGGGCGGCTGACATCGTGGCCTCGGTCCTGAACCCAGTAGGAAAAAGTCCCTAA
- a CDS encoding undecaprenyl-diphosphate phosphatase — MDDPTVSLGLLEACWRDFILGVVQGLTEFLPISSTAHLKVVPVLLGWGDPGVSVTAAIQLGSIAAVIGYFRSDLGQVLKGISRAFRQGQWREPEARLGIAMALGTVPILVIGLGIKLFWDQGYESSPLRSVPSIAVVSIVMALLLALAERFGPRIKQLANVSGRDGVVVGLAQVLALIPGVSRSGSTLTASLFDGWQRADAARFSFLLGIPAITIAGIVELKDAFAASAAAGPLPLIVGILSAAVVSWLAIDWLLKFLQRNSTWIFVAYRLLFGVVLLAWWFTSSAN, encoded by the coding sequence ATGGACGATCCCACTGTTTCGCTCGGTCTGCTTGAGGCCTGCTGGCGGGATTTCATCCTGGGTGTTGTTCAGGGACTCACCGAATTCCTGCCGATCAGCAGCACGGCCCATCTCAAAGTGGTGCCGGTTTTGCTGGGCTGGGGAGATCCCGGTGTCTCGGTCACCGCCGCGATCCAACTGGGCAGCATCGCGGCGGTGATCGGTTACTTCCGAAGCGATCTGGGGCAGGTTCTCAAAGGAATCTCGCGCGCTTTTCGGCAAGGGCAGTGGCGGGAGCCAGAGGCGCGGCTCGGCATTGCCATGGCGTTGGGCACGGTGCCGATCCTGGTGATCGGTCTTGGCATCAAGTTGTTCTGGGACCAGGGCTACGAATCGTCGCCACTGCGCAGCGTGCCCTCGATTGCTGTGGTCTCGATCGTGATGGCCCTCCTGCTGGCTTTGGCCGAGCGGTTCGGGCCCCGCATCAAACAACTGGCCAACGTCTCCGGCCGCGATGGTGTTGTCGTCGGACTGGCGCAGGTGCTGGCCCTGATACCAGGGGTCTCCCGCTCCGGCAGCACGCTGACCGCATCCCTGTTCGACGGCTGGCAACGTGCTGATGCAGCGCGCTTTTCGTTTCTATTAGGAATTCCCGCGATCACGATTGCGGGAATCGTTGAACTCAAGGATGCCTTTGCCGCCAGTGCGGCGGCAGGACCTCTTCCCCTCATCGTCGGCATCCTGTCGGCCGCGGTGGTGTCCTGGCTGGCCATCGATTGGCTCTTGAAATTTCTTCAACGCAACAGCACCTGGATTTTTGTGGCCTATCGATTGCTCTTTGGGGTGGTGCTACTGGCCTGGTGGTTCACATCCAGCGCAAACTGA
- a CDS encoding DUF3120 domain-containing protein has translation MAVPQTAAALVVLPVFLQAPWVRLHPFTATLFTIVLLTVGLNLQLNSRGMRAEIGSLLVGFSGSWLAGCLFWGWLRAHPLLHLPIEAFALPLAVTGLNSRWRLACGFYLSSLLGTACTDLMMLATGVMPFWPQVVSAPLHEAGLQLHYAANQLMKPQSLILLASAASGILLTARLLRQRTPADPDVQDVSGMAASVLTTTLWVDGLFLAAALLQPGLSGLI, from the coding sequence TTGGCTGTCCCCCAAACCGCAGCAGCATTGGTGGTTCTGCCGGTGTTTCTGCAAGCACCCTGGGTCCGCCTCCATCCGTTCACGGCCACGTTGTTCACGATCGTGCTGCTCACGGTCGGCTTGAACCTGCAGCTCAACAGCCGCGGGATGCGAGCTGAAATCGGCTCACTGCTTGTCGGTTTCAGCGGAAGTTGGCTGGCAGGGTGCCTGTTCTGGGGATGGCTGCGCGCGCACCCCCTGCTGCATCTGCCGATCGAGGCTTTCGCCTTGCCTCTGGCTGTCACTGGTCTGAACAGCCGCTGGAGACTGGCCTGCGGTTTTTACCTCTCCTCCTTGCTGGGAACCGCCTGCACCGATCTGATGATGCTGGCCACTGGCGTGATGCCGTTCTGGCCACAGGTGGTGAGTGCGCCACTCCATGAAGCCGGCCTGCAGCTGCACTATGCAGCCAATCAACTGATGAAGCCCCAGTCGTTGATCCTGCTGGCGTCCGCAGCCTCTGGAATCCTGCTCACAGCCAGGTTGTTGAGGCAGCGGACGCCAGCAGACCCCGATGTCCAGGACGTTTCCGGCATGGCAGCGTCCGTTTTGACCACCACGCTCTGGGTGGATGGCCTGTTCCTGGCTGCCGCGCTGCTGCAGCCAGGGCTCAGTGGCCTGATCTGA
- the psbU gene encoding photosystem II complex extrinsic protein PsbU, whose amino-acid sequence MKRLLSWLTGFVLMAGLLAGLILPASVSADDDLVGKYSGNEIRNVADDKIAEREGKVDLNNSSVRRFQQFPGMYPTMAGKIVLGGPYTSVDEVLELDLSERQRELFEKYKDNFTVTPPSIALNEGDDRINDGQYR is encoded by the coding sequence ATGAAGCGGCTTCTGAGCTGGCTCACAGGTTTTGTATTGATGGCCGGTCTGCTTGCAGGCCTGATCCTGCCCGCGAGCGTTTCTGCAGACGATGACCTCGTCGGCAAATACTCCGGTAACGAAATCCGCAATGTGGCGGACGACAAGATCGCCGAACGTGAAGGGAAGGTGGACCTGAACAACTCTTCGGTTCGCCGTTTCCAACAGTTCCCAGGCATGTACCCGACCATGGCGGGCAAGATCGTGTTGGGAGGTCCTTACACCAGCGTGGACGAAGTGCTGGAGCTCGATCTGAGCGAACGTCAGCGGGAACTTTTTGAGAAATACAAAGACAATTTCACCGTGACTCCACCGTCGATCGCCCTGAATGAAGGAGACGATCGGATCAACGACGGTCAGTACCGCTGA
- the nadB gene encoding L-aspartate oxidase, with protein MDQQRTTDSIPPGPWDVVVIGAGAAGLMSCLELPAGLRILLLNRNTGRRSSSRWAQGGIAAVTRIEDSAQSHADDTLRAGAGLCDGDAVRLLVNDAPYRVEQLQAMGMAFDREGSALATTLEAAHSHHRVLHVQDQTGKALVEILRDQVEQRAGLLHRRGVRVTKLWVEQQRCCGVQVLDGAQLRWIRARAVVLASGGGGHLFANTTNPAQACGEGVALAWQAGAAVEDLEFVQFHPTALRLVDAPCFLISEAVRGEGGVLVDAAGESPVAHLPQRDLAPRDQVSRALVHSMRRQGVQQMWLDFSPIHRQRAETRFPTILDRCGEFGLNPLERPIPVAPAAHYWMGGVATDLQAATSLPGLYAVGEVACTGLHGANRLASNSLMECLVFAHRIADVQLAPSSPPITVEQTQLCRTALRHGETTAGLIETIEQIRCLCWREAGVNRSHQGMTNALKQLLREDRQLDGQPLLQELDQLQPGQGLHFEDGSRRDLNLLLDVRHRLLVSRLMLKACLFRRESRGGHFRTDAPAAMPAWRCHTQQSLEGGVRTRPVRA; from the coding sequence ATGGACCAGCAGCGCACCACCGATTCGATTCCCCCCGGTCCCTGGGACGTTGTGGTGATTGGTGCGGGAGCGGCAGGGCTGATGAGCTGCCTGGAACTGCCGGCGGGCCTACGGATTCTTCTGCTGAACCGAAACACCGGACGCCGGTCCTCCAGCCGCTGGGCTCAAGGCGGAATCGCAGCGGTGACGCGCATTGAAGACAGTGCTCAAAGCCATGCGGACGACACCCTGCGCGCCGGGGCCGGTCTCTGTGATGGCGATGCGGTTCGGCTGCTGGTGAACGACGCCCCCTATCGGGTCGAGCAACTTCAGGCCATGGGGATGGCGTTCGACCGTGAGGGCAGCGCGCTGGCCACCACCCTGGAAGCGGCTCACAGCCATCACCGCGTGCTGCATGTCCAGGACCAAACAGGCAAGGCCCTGGTGGAGATCCTGCGGGACCAGGTGGAACAGCGGGCAGGACTGCTGCATCGACGCGGGGTGCGCGTCACAAAACTGTGGGTCGAACAGCAACGCTGCTGTGGCGTGCAGGTGCTCGATGGTGCACAGCTGCGCTGGATCCGTGCCCGAGCGGTGGTTCTGGCCAGCGGCGGCGGTGGCCATCTGTTCGCAAACACCACGAATCCTGCACAAGCCTGTGGTGAAGGGGTCGCCCTGGCCTGGCAAGCCGGTGCTGCCGTTGAGGATCTCGAATTCGTGCAGTTCCATCCAACGGCACTGCGACTGGTGGATGCACCCTGCTTTCTGATCTCAGAGGCGGTGCGTGGTGAAGGAGGCGTGCTCGTGGATGCGGCTGGAGAGAGCCCGGTTGCACATCTGCCGCAACGGGATCTGGCTCCCCGCGACCAGGTCAGCCGTGCCCTGGTTCACTCCATGCGACGTCAAGGGGTTCAGCAGATGTGGCTCGATTTCTCGCCGATCCATCGCCAACGGGCTGAAACCCGCTTCCCGACGATCCTGGATCGGTGCGGAGAGTTCGGTCTGAATCCACTGGAGCGGCCAATCCCCGTGGCCCCGGCAGCGCACTACTGGATGGGCGGTGTTGCCACGGATCTGCAGGCCGCCACAAGCTTGCCGGGGCTCTACGCCGTCGGAGAGGTGGCCTGCACGGGACTGCATGGAGCCAACCGTCTGGCCAGCAATTCGCTGATGGAATGCCTGGTGTTTGCCCACCGCATAGCTGATGTTCAGTTGGCACCATCCAGTCCTCCGATCACGGTCGAACAAACGCAGCTGTGCCGCACCGCGCTGCGCCATGGGGAAACAACGGCGGGCCTGATCGAGACGATTGAACAAATCCGTTGTCTCTGCTGGCGAGAAGCCGGCGTCAATCGTTCACATCAGGGGATGACGAACGCCTTGAAGCAGCTGTTGCGGGAGGATCGTCAGCTGGATGGACAACCACTGCTGCAGGAACTGGACCAGCTGCAACCGGGACAAGGCCTGCATTTTGAGGATGGTTCACGCCGGGATCTTAATCTGCTTCTGGATGTTCGCCACCGGCTGCTGGTGAGCCGGCTCATGCTCAAGGCCTGTCTGTTTCGCAGGGAGAGCCGTGGTGGCCACTTCCGGACTGATGCGCCCGCAGCGATGCCGGCCTGGCGTTGTCATACCCAGCAATCGCTTGAGGGAGGGGTTCGCACCCGCCCGGTCAGAGCCTGA
- a CDS encoding vitamin K epoxide reductase family protein — translation MSTTRLVSRRRQDSGSKWVRVAMAVLATIGVIDTGSITLKRWGLLVDLNCPIGADGCDKVLNSPWGSLGDAIPLSLVGVLAYGAVLLMALLPLLPGLQESKADLSRRTWWGLFAVSLGMAVFSGVLVGLMVIKIQAFCFFCVLSAALSLALFILSLVGGGWDDPGQLIFRGVLLALAVLIGGLVWASVLDPNRPEAVAGGPGTPPLVTTKSNPAKLALADHLTASGAVMYSAYWCPHCHEQKELFGKEAAKALKVVECAPDGQDNQVDLCRSKGLEGFPSWEINGAIDSGVKPLDKLADLSGYEGPRQF, via the coding sequence ATGAGCACTACCCGTCTCGTCAGTCGTCGCCGCCAGGATTCCGGCTCCAAGTGGGTCAGGGTCGCCATGGCGGTCCTGGCCACAATCGGGGTCATCGATACGGGGTCGATCACCCTCAAGCGCTGGGGTCTGCTGGTAGATCTCAACTGCCCGATCGGTGCAGACGGCTGCGACAAGGTGCTCAACAGTCCCTGGGGAAGCCTGGGTGATGCGATTCCACTGTCCCTGGTCGGCGTTCTGGCCTATGGCGCCGTTCTGCTGATGGCGTTGCTTCCTTTGCTTCCGGGTCTGCAGGAAAGCAAGGCCGACCTCTCCCGTCGCACCTGGTGGGGTCTGTTTGCCGTCTCCCTCGGAATGGCGGTGTTCAGCGGTGTGCTGGTGGGTCTGATGGTGATCAAGATCCAGGCCTTCTGTTTCTTCTGTGTGCTGTCCGCCGCCTTGTCGCTGGCCTTGTTCATCCTCTCGCTGGTCGGTGGCGGCTGGGATGATCCAGGTCAGTTGATCTTCCGCGGCGTCCTGCTGGCGTTGGCCGTTTTGATCGGAGGTTTGGTGTGGGCGTCGGTGCTGGATCCAAACCGTCCTGAAGCTGTGGCCGGTGGCCCTGGCACTCCCCCGCTGGTCACCACGAAAAGCAATCCTGCCAAGCTGGCCCTGGCCGACCATCTCACCGCCAGCGGGGCCGTGATGTATTCCGCCTACTGGTGCCCCCACTGCCATGAGCAGAAAGAGCTGTTCGGCAAGGAGGCTGCGAAGGCCCTCAAAGTGGTTGAGTGCGCCCCAGATGGTCAGGACAACCAGGTTGATCTCTGCCGTAGCAAAGGCCTTGAGGGATTTCCCAGCTGGGAGATCAACGGCGCAATCGATTCCGGGGTGAAACCTCTCGACAAACTCGCCGATCTCAGCGGTTACGAAGGCCCTCGGCAGTTCTGA
- the rimO gene encoding 30S ribosomal protein S12 methylthiotransferase RimO translates to MKISPSKPTVAFAHLGCEKNRVDTEHMVGLLAEAGYGVSTDEDSAAVVVVNTCSFIQDAREESVRTLVGLAEQGKELIIAGCLAQHFQEELLDSIPEAKAIVGTGDYQHIVEVLQQVEAGERVNRVSKVPTFVGDEHLARQRTTHQAVAYLKVAEGCDYRCAFCIIPKLRGDQRSRPIESIVAEAQQLADQGVQELILISQITTNYGLDLYGKPKLAELLRALGEVEIPWIRVHYAYPTGLTREVLAAYREVPNVLPYLDLPLQHSHPEVLRAMNRPWQADVNERLLDQIREQLPDAVLRTTLIVGFPGETEEHFQHLCRFLERERFDHVGVFTFSPEDGTAAADLPNRVDPAVAQARKDALMALQQPISAAANQRWLGRTVDVLIEQHNPQTGEMVGRCTRFAPEVDGEVHVQAGDDGQQARPGTMVPVRITGADIYDLSGQIVGARAMVAAIRSDV, encoded by the coding sequence ATGAAGATCAGCCCCAGCAAACCGACGGTCGCTTTCGCCCATCTGGGTTGCGAGAAGAACCGCGTCGACACCGAGCACATGGTGGGGCTGCTGGCTGAGGCCGGGTATGGCGTGAGCACCGATGAGGACAGCGCAGCTGTGGTGGTGGTGAACACCTGCAGCTTCATCCAGGACGCCCGCGAGGAATCGGTTCGCACCCTGGTCGGCCTGGCGGAACAGGGCAAGGAGCTGATCATCGCCGGCTGTCTGGCCCAACACTTTCAGGAGGAACTGCTCGACTCGATCCCCGAAGCGAAGGCGATCGTCGGCACCGGGGACTACCAGCACATCGTTGAGGTGCTGCAGCAGGTGGAGGCCGGCGAGCGGGTCAACCGGGTGAGCAAGGTGCCCACCTTCGTGGGTGACGAACATCTGGCGCGCCAGCGCACCACCCACCAGGCCGTGGCCTATCTGAAGGTGGCTGAGGGGTGTGATTACCGCTGCGCCTTCTGCATCATTCCGAAACTGCGGGGCGATCAGCGCAGCCGTCCGATCGAATCGATCGTGGCCGAAGCCCAGCAACTCGCTGATCAGGGGGTGCAGGAGCTGATCCTGATCAGCCAGATCACCACCAATTACGGCCTTGACCTCTACGGCAAACCGAAGCTGGCGGAGCTGCTGCGGGCACTTGGGGAGGTGGAGATTCCCTGGATCCGGGTGCATTACGCCTATCCCACCGGGCTGACCCGGGAGGTGCTGGCGGCCTACCGGGAGGTCCCCAACGTTCTGCCCTATCTGGATCTGCCGCTGCAGCACAGCCACCCTGAGGTGCTGCGGGCGATGAACCGGCCCTGGCAGGCCGATGTGAACGAGAGGCTGCTGGATCAGATCCGCGAACAGCTGCCCGATGCGGTGTTGCGAACCACCTTGATCGTGGGCTTCCCGGGGGAAACGGAGGAGCACTTCCAGCACCTCTGCCGGTTCCTTGAGCGTGAGCGTTTCGATCACGTGGGCGTGTTCACCTTCTCCCCTGAAGACGGAACGGCCGCAGCCGATCTTCCGAATCGAGTCGATCCAGCGGTGGCCCAGGCCCGAAAAGACGCCCTGATGGCCCTGCAGCAACCGATCTCAGCAGCCGCCAACCAACGCTGGCTGGGGCGCACGGTGGATGTGCTGATCGAGCAACACAACCCGCAAACCGGCGAGATGGTGGGACGTTGCACCCGCTTCGCCCCTGAGGTGGACGGAGAGGTTCACGTTCAAGCGGGAGATGACGGTCAGCAGGCGCGGCCAGGCACGATGGTGCCGGTGCGGATCACCGGGGCCGACATCTACGACCTGAGCGGACAGATTGTCGGTGCCCGGGCGATGGTGGCGGCAATCAGATCCGACGTTTGA